From Xenopus tropicalis strain Nigerian chromosome 3, UCB_Xtro_10.0, whole genome shotgun sequence, the proteins below share one genomic window:
- the snrpf gene encoding small nuclear ribonucleoprotein F, translating to MSLPLNPKPFLNGLTGKPVMVKLKWGMEYKGYLVSVDGYMNMQLANTEEYIDGALSGHLGEVLIRCNNVLYIRGVEEEEEDGEMRE from the exons ATG AGTTTACCACTGAATCCAAAACCCTTCCTTAATGGCCTCACTGGTAAGCCAGTTATGGTAAAGCTGAAATGGGGGATGGAGTACAAAGGCTACTTGGTATCAGTGGATGGATACATGAACATGCAG cTTGCAAACACAGAAGAATATATTGATGGTGCATTGTCTGGACATCTTGGAGAAGTTTTGATAAG ATGCAACAATGTGTTATATATACGTGGGgtagaagaggaggaggaagatggAGAGATGAGAGAGTAA